The region AGATGCAAGAATGAAAGAATTAGGACTACATACTGTTGAACTGAAACTTCATTCTGAAGTTAAGGCAACAATAAAAATAAAACTGGAAGCACAGGATTAGTTTGTAAGATAATCTATAAAAATAGTGAAATTTTATGGAAGATAAAATTTCAGTTTATTAAAAATACAACGAATATATAATTTGAAAGGTCAAATATTATGGAATTATTTGATGAATCTAAATTTGAAAATGAACTGAAAATACCTTATAGTATTGAAGCGGAAGAGGCATTGCTTGGTTCAATTTTCATAAAGCCTGATGCAATAAGTGAAATTATAGAAGTTATCACACCAGCTGATTTTTATAAAAACAACTACAGAATAATATTTGAAGAAATGTTAAAAGCGTATAATATTGGAAAAATAATAGATACCCTTTTAATTGTAGAAGCATTGAAAAAATCAGAGAAACTGGAAGAAATTGGTGGAGAAGATATAATTTATGATCTTGTTGATGTGGTTTCTACGGCAGCAAATGCAGTGAATTATGCATATGTAATTAAGGAGAAATCCATTCAGAGACAGCTGATTGAGACAGGAGAAAGAATAACAAGAATGGCTTATCGTGGCTATGATGAAGTGGATACAATGCTTGATAAGGCAGAAAGTATGATTTTTAAAATAGCTGAAGCAAAACAGAAAAAGGATGTAGTCTCACTAAATGAACTGGCAGGTATGAAAATATCAAGTCTGGATGAAATGTCTAAGTATAAAGGTGGAATAAGAGGAATAAGCTCGGGATTTTCCAAATATGATGAACTGACAAGTGGTTTTCATGGTTCAGATTTAATTATATTGGCAGCAAGACCTGCGATGGGAAAAACTGCATTTGCATTGAATCTGGCTCTGAATGTTGCGAAAGCAGGAAAACATGTTCTTGTATACAGTCTTGAAATGGGAAATGAACAGCTTTTTGACAGACTTCTTTCAATAGAATCTAAAATAAAGCTGTCAGCAATAAAAGATGGAACATTGAAGGATTCAGACTATACAGATTTAGGAAATGGAATGGGAAGGCTTGCTGAACTTCCATTGTATATTTCAGATTCTTCAAGTGTAAATATTCTTGAAATAAAAGCTGTGGCTAGAAGATTAAAGGCTGAAGGAAAACTGGACTTTATGATGATTGATTACTTACAGCTTATAAATCCAACTTCAGGATCAAAAAAGAGCAGGGAGCAGGAAATATCTGAAATATCAAGATCACTAAAAATAATAGCTAAGGAATTAAATATTCCTATTGTCACTTTATCACAGCTGTCGAGAAGTGTTGAACAGAGAACTGACAAAAGGCCTATACTTTCAGATTTGAGGGAATCAGGAGCAATTGAACAGGATGCCGATATGGTAATGTTCTTATATAGGGAAAAATATTATAACAAGGATAATGTACAGCAACCTGGTGATAGTGGTAATTCAGAAGTACCAAGCCAATATACTAAGCCTAAACAGCAGTCAAATGATGAAGAACTTGAAAAGGTTGAAGTAATAGTAGGAAAACATAGAAGTGGTCCTACTGGAACTATAATTTTAGGATTTAGACCGGGATATCAGCAATTTGTAAATGTCATGGGTGATGATGAAGCCACAAGACATTCACAATAAATAATGGTTATATACAAAAATGTATAAATAATAGACAGTTAAATGTCATTTAAATAAATTTGAGGAGGAAAAATGCAACAGCAAAAAGGAAAAGTTGAACTTCTTGCACCTGCAGGAAATATGGAAAAATTAAAAACAGCTTTTCATTTCGGAGCGGATGCCTGCTTCGTAGGAGGAAGTGCCTTTAATTTGAGAGGAATGTCCTCTAACTTTAAAAATAGTGAATTAAGGGAAGCTATAGACTATGTTCATAGTTTAGGAAAAAAAATATATGTCACTTTAAATATATTTGCACATAATTCGGAAATCGAATATATGCCTAGGTTTGTAAAATTACTGGAAGAATATGGAGCAGATGCTGTAATAGTAGCTGACTTGGGAGTATTTCAACTTGTAAGGGAAAATGCCCCAAATTTACCTATTCATGTAAGTACACAGGCTAATAATACAAACTGGATGAGTGTAAAAACATGGAGGGACATGGGAGCAAAAAGGGTTATACTTGCTAGGGAAATGTCATTGAAGGAAATTAAAGAAATAAAGGAAAAGGTGCCTGATGTAGAAATCGAAGTATTCATACATGGAGCAATGTGTATGGCAGTATCAGGAAGATGTCTTTTAAGTAATTATTTCACATCCAGGGATGCAAATAGAGGCATCTGTGCACAGGATTGCAGATGGAATTATAAAGTAATTGCAGAAGGGCATGAAGAAAAGGGTGCACATGATATTGTTGAGGAACAGGGAGAAACTTTTATTTTTAATGCTAAAGATTTATGTACAATAGATTTTATAGACAAGGTTATTGAAACAGGAGTTGATTCACTGAAAATAGAAGGAAGAATGAAAAGTATCTATTACAATTCAACTGTTGTAAAACAATATAGAAAAGCAATAGATTCCTATTATTCAGGGAATTATGAATATGATCCGGAATGGTATAAGGAACTTCAGACAATAAGTCATAGATTATACTCAAAAGGTTTCTACCTTGGGAAAACTACCGAAGAGGATCAGAATTATAATACAGGAAATTCTTACAGTCAGACTTATCAGCTTGTGGCAAATGTAAAGGAAAAGCTGGAAGATGGTAAATATCTGCTTCAAATAAGAAATAGAGTTTTCGCTGATGATACACTTGAATTGATAAGACCTGAAGGAGATCCGGTAAAATTTAAGGTGAAAAACTTTTTCAATACTAAAACAGAAGAGTATGTGGAAGTAGTACATCCAAATACTATAGCTGTTATTGAGTCGGAACTGGAAATGGGACCAATGGATCTAATAAGAATTAAATTACCTGAAGGAAAATCTGAAAGTGATATGGATACAGAGACTAACACGTTATAAATAGCATTTTTGAAAACAAATGCTTAAGTTTATTCAAAGTTAATCTATAAATAAATCAAAGTGTCATGAAATATACTCTTCTAAAGGGAAAATACACGATTATGAAATAGTAGAGTATTAAACTCTACTATTTTTTTAAAAATTGGTGTATAATATAAAAAAGAATCAAAAAACTATAAAAAATAAAGTTGGTGAAGAAAATGAGAGAAAAAATATTAGTAATTGAAGATGATCCAAAGATTTCCAGATTATTGGAAATAGAATTAAAATTTGAAGGATTTGATGTGTTCTTTGCATATGACGGAAAAGAAGGACTTAATATGGCAAAATACGGTTCATATGACTTGATTTTATTGGATGTAATGCTGCCTAAAATGAGTGGAATGGAAGTATGTAAAAGAATAAGGGAAGGATCACAGGTACCTATAATAATGCTTACAGCAAAAGATGAAATAAGTGATAAAATAGTAGGATTTGATTATGGTGCTGATGATTATATGACTAAACCTTTCTCAAATGAAGAATTACTTGCAAGAATAAAAGCTCTTTTAAGAAGAACTAAGAAAACAGTAGATCATAAGGGTGTTTTTGAATTTGAAGATTTAAAAATAAATTATTCTACTTATGAAGTATTTAGAGGAGAAACATTAATTTCTTTATCTAAAAGAGAATTTGAACTATTAGATTTCCTTGTACTAAATAAAGGGATAGTATTATCAAGAGATAAAATACTTGAAGAAGTATGGGGATTTGACTACATAGGTAATGATAATATACTTGATTTATATATAAAGTATTTAAGAGATAAAGTTGATAAACCTTATGAAAGAAAGTTTATTCAGACAGTAAGAGGAATTGGATTTATCTTTAAATAGGGAGACATTGTATGAGAAAAATGAAATTAGGAGGACGTATCGCTTGGAGTTACGCTCTTCTATTTTTGACGTTAATGACTATTTTTATAATCATGCTGAATATAACTTTAAGGAATGAAAATAAGAAAGTTTTGGAAATAGCAGCTGGAAAAAAAGTAGATGAAATAGAGAAGAGATATCTAAATAGGATAGCTGTTTATTCAGAATTGTATGATAATCTTCCTTTGGAATTTAATCCTCAGTTTGACGGTAAGAAAATAACTTATAGAAAGCCTTTTGATCCAGGAGAAGAGGCATATCTTTATCTTGTGGAAATTAAAACAATACAGGGCAGCAGAGTACCTCTGAATACTGTAAGTTCCCAATATGATATAGTTGATGAATCTGTGGGATATAGCCTGATGGAAGAAATTGAAAAAAATAAAATAACAGAAAATACAAATATTGGAAAAATTATAACTTTAAGTGATAATAATAAATATTATGTATTTAAGCTGAGTAGGGAAATAAAAAGTAATATTCTGAATATTTATGTACTGAAAAATATAAATCAGGTAACTGAAATATATGACAGGTTAAATACCCTATCGATTATTTTTGTCTGTATAGGAGTTGCAATAGCAATAATAATGTCAATTATTCTTGGTCAGAGAATAGTAAAGCCGATAAAGAATATAATTAAAACGACAGAAAAAATTACAACAGATGATTTGAGCCAGAGAATAGTAGAACCAAAGTCAGATGATGAGCTGAAAACACTTACACAGATTATAAATCAGATGCTTGACAGGTTGGAAAACTCCTTTGATAACCAGTCAAAATTTGTTTCAGATGCATCACATGAATTACGTACTCCTCTTGCAATAATAAAAGGATATGCGGAAATTATAAAAAAGAGAAGGTTTGCTGACGAAGAGATTTTTGAAGAATCAATAGATTCAATAATAAATGAAACAGAGAATATGAAAAATCTTGTTCAGAAACTTCTATTCCTTGCAAAAGGAGAAATTTCAAAAATAAATACGAATTTTCAGATAATAGAAATGAAGGAATTTATTCAGCAGATATATAATGATACAGAAGTTTCTACTAAAACGCATAAAATATATCTGGAAAGAGATGACGTATATGAAATTAAAGCAGATGTAACTTTACTGCAGCAGGCAATCAGAGCGCTTCTTGAAAATGCAATGAAATATTCTGAAAAAGGTACAAATGTTTATATAAAATCTGCTATAATTGATGGGAAAAATGGAGAAGTTTCAATTAGGGATGAAGGAGTAGGAATTTCAGAAGAAGATTCCAGAAGAATCTTTGACAGATTTTACAGAGTGGATGACTCCAGAACAAAAGCAACTGGTGGAACTGGATTAGGTCTTGCAATTGTAAAAAGAATAGTTGAGCTTCATAAGGGAGAAATAAAAATTAATTCTGAACTGGGAAAAGGAACTGAAATTTCAATTGTTTTACCTTTAGTTACTCAAAAAACAGAAATAGTACCTCAAAGACTAAGAACTAATAAGAAAATATAATATAAAATTTTAGGAGGAAAAATGGCAAGAAAGTATTTTGGTACAGATGGAATGAGGGGAGAGGCCAATAAAGATTTAACAATAGATCTTGTTACAGATTTAGGGTTAGCTTTAGGATATTATTTAAAAAAGAATAAAAAGGGAGATACAAAGCCGAAAGTAATTTTAGGAACTGATACCAGAATATCTGGATATATGATAAGATCAGCATTGACAGCAGGTCTTAACTCAATGGGAATAAATATTG is a window of Leptotrichia sp. oral taxon 215 str. W9775 DNA encoding:
- a CDS encoding response regulator transcription factor; translation: MREKILVIEDDPKISRLLEIELKFEGFDVFFAYDGKEGLNMAKYGSYDLILLDVMLPKMSGMEVCKRIREGSQVPIIMLTAKDEISDKIVGFDYGADDYMTKPFSNEELLARIKALLRRTKKTVDHKGVFEFEDLKINYSTYEVFRGETLISLSKREFELLDFLVLNKGIVLSRDKILEEVWGFDYIGNDNILDLYIKYLRDKVDKPYERKFIQTVRGIGFIFK
- a CDS encoding ATP-binding protein, yielding MRKMKLGGRIAWSYALLFLTLMTIFIIMLNITLRNENKKVLEIAAGKKVDEIEKRYLNRIAVYSELYDNLPLEFNPQFDGKKITYRKPFDPGEEAYLYLVEIKTIQGSRVPLNTVSSQYDIVDESVGYSLMEEIEKNKITENTNIGKIITLSDNNKYYVFKLSREIKSNILNIYVLKNINQVTEIYDRLNTLSIIFVCIGVAIAIIMSIILGQRIVKPIKNIIKTTEKITTDDLSQRIVEPKSDDELKTLTQIINQMLDRLENSFDNQSKFVSDASHELRTPLAIIKGYAEIIKKRRFADEEIFEESIDSIINETENMKNLVQKLLFLAKGEISKINTNFQIIEMKEFIQQIYNDTEVSTKTHKIYLERDDVYEIKADVTLLQQAIRALLENAMKYSEKGTNVYIKSAIIDGKNGEVSIRDEGVGISEEDSRRIFDRFYRVDDSRTKATGGTGLGLAIVKRIVELHKGEIKINSELGKGTEISIVLPLVTQKTEIVPQRLRTNKKI
- the dnaB gene encoding replicative DNA helicase, whose product is MELFDESKFENELKIPYSIEAEEALLGSIFIKPDAISEIIEVITPADFYKNNYRIIFEEMLKAYNIGKIIDTLLIVEALKKSEKLEEIGGEDIIYDLVDVVSTAANAVNYAYVIKEKSIQRQLIETGERITRMAYRGYDEVDTMLDKAESMIFKIAEAKQKKDVVSLNELAGMKISSLDEMSKYKGGIRGISSGFSKYDELTSGFHGSDLIILAARPAMGKTAFALNLALNVAKAGKHVLVYSLEMGNEQLFDRLLSIESKIKLSAIKDGTLKDSDYTDLGNGMGRLAELPLYISDSSSVNILEIKAVARRLKAEGKLDFMMIDYLQLINPTSGSKKSREQEISEISRSLKIIAKELNIPIVTLSQLSRSVEQRTDKRPILSDLRESGAIEQDADMVMFLYREKYYNKDNVQQPGDSGNSEVPSQYTKPKQQSNDEELEKVEVIVGKHRSGPTGTIILGFRPGYQQFVNVMGDDEATRHSQ
- a CDS encoding U32 family peptidase; the protein is MQQQKGKVELLAPAGNMEKLKTAFHFGADACFVGGSAFNLRGMSSNFKNSELREAIDYVHSLGKKIYVTLNIFAHNSEIEYMPRFVKLLEEYGADAVIVADLGVFQLVRENAPNLPIHVSTQANNTNWMSVKTWRDMGAKRVILAREMSLKEIKEIKEKVPDVEIEVFIHGAMCMAVSGRCLLSNYFTSRDANRGICAQDCRWNYKVIAEGHEEKGAHDIVEEQGETFIFNAKDLCTIDFIDKVIETGVDSLKIEGRMKSIYYNSTVVKQYRKAIDSYYSGNYEYDPEWYKELQTISHRLYSKGFYLGKTTEEDQNYNTGNSYSQTYQLVANVKEKLEDGKYLLQIRNRVFADDTLELIRPEGDPVKFKVKNFFNTKTEEYVEVVHPNTIAVIESELEMGPMDLIRIKLPEGKSESDMDTETNTL